Genomic window (Granulicella arctica):
TTTCTTGCCATCTCGAAGGAGTGGAAGTTCATGGTGCCCGATCGCAAGTCGATCGTTGAGGCGATCCAGGTGACGCTGGTCGACCTTCACATTCGCAAAGGCCTGCCGCTTCAGAAGAAGTACAACGGCGCGCAGAAGATCGCTTACACCTCCGTCATCCTGATGGGCGCAGGGAGTCTTGTCACCGGGATCTCGATCTACAAGCCGGCACAACTTCACCTGCTTACCACGCTGCTGGGTGGCTACCAGATGGCCCGGTGGGAGCACTTCCTGCTGACCCTCGGCTTCTCGTCCTTTTTCGTTGTCCACGTTGGACAGGTAATTCTCGCGGGTTGGAACAACTTTCGATCCATGGTCACTGGGTATGAGATAAAGCGCGTCGAGGAGCCTTCACTCGAGGCGGAACGGAGGTCGTGGTGAGCAATCCTACAGAGGAGCAGATGGAGCTCGATCAACAGGTCAAGCGAGCTTCCGGGAAGCGGACGCGGCGCAGCTTTCTTGCTGCCGCACTCGCGGCTACGGGCGGGTACGAACTCTATCGCTGGATCGATCAGAGCAACGGCGATCAGCGGATTCCGAAACCGTTGCGGAAGGCTATCAACTTCGACACAGATGTTGCGAAAGCGGTTTTTGACGATCGAGGTTTATCCCCAACCTATCCCAGGTCGCAGGCGATACCACTTCGCACCAACGGCGACTTCGGCTTGAAAACGTTAATCGAGCCAGAAAATTACCGGCTTCAGGTCGCGGGCGTCGCCAATCCCAAGAAGTACGCGCAATATATGAACGACGTAACGGCATGGGACTACAAGTTCGCCGAGCCCAAGCCGGGTGGACCGGGCGTGGGCGCAAGCAACAAGGAAGCACCCAAGGCGCCTATGCCCAAGGCCTTTGAGGATGCACTTGCCGCGATGAAGAAGGCGCAGGGTGGCAAGCGGCCCCGAGGTCAGGAGGAATCCGGCGAAAGCGATACAGGCCTTGATCCCGGAACGCCCGGCCTCCTGCTCACGATGGACGACGTGCTCAAGCTACCGCGCCACGAGTTAATTACCGAGTTCAAGTGCATCGAAGGCTGGAGCCAGATTACGCAATGGGCCGGGCTGCGCCTCAAGGATTTCATCGAAGCCTACCCACCAGAGCGCAATGAGAAGGGTGAGCTGCCAAAGTACGTCTATATGGAAACCCCTGACGGGGACTATTACTGCGGCTTCGACCTGCGCGTCTGCCAGCATCCGCAGAGTCTGCTCGCGACCGAGATGATGGGACAGCCGCTGTCCCACTATCAGGGCGCTCCGCTACGGCTGCACATGCCGATCAAATACGGGTACAAACAGATCAAGCGGATTGGCCTGATCGCTTACACCGACGATAAGCCGGACGATTACTGGACAAAGCTGGGCTACGACTGGTATGCCGGCCTCTAGCATTTTTGAGAGCTCATAAATCACAATGCCCTTCGGTTATCCGAAGGGCATTGTGATTTATGAACGGAATGTCTCTTAGCGACGAGCTTGGATGACCTTGCCGCCGCCCGTATTGCCGCTCTTGCGACGAGCGCGTTTTGCGGCAATCTCGCGCATCTCGCGGCCAAGTGAGGTTCGGTTCATGACGGCCTGGGTAGCTATGCCGATCAGATTGCCGACCGCCCAATAGAGGGCGAGGCCAGAGGCGTAGTTCCAGGTGATGTAGCCGGAGAAGACTGGCATCATGAACGCCATCATCTTCTGCTGCTGCGGGTCGACGCCGGGAGAGGGTGTGTAGAACTGCACCAGGAACTGGCTGAGCACCATGACGATAGGGAGGATATGATACGGGTCGGCTGACGAAAGATCGGGCAGCCAGAGCCAGTGCGCCTGGCGAAGCTCAACGACTTTGGGCAGCATGTAGAGGAAGGCGAACAGCAGCGGCATTTGGATGAGCGTCGGGATGCAGCCGCCGAACATATTGACGCCGTTATCCTTCTGAAGCTGCATGATCTCGGCGTTCATCTCATTACGCTTCGGATCGGTGACCTTGAGGCTTTTGTACCGGGCCTTAATCGCGTCCATCTGGGGCTGTATGCGCTGCATCTTCAGGCCGGAGTGCATGGTCTTAATGCGGAGCGGCAGCAGGAGAGCGTTGATCAGAACGGTGAGGATGACAATTGACCAGCCCCAGTTCGAGGAGACGTGCGACTGAATGAACTGGAGGGCAACGAAAAGAATCTTACCGATGGCTCCGAAGAAGCCGAAGTCCAGCAGCGGCTCGAGAGTCGCGGTTGAACCAGTGGGGTGGATCGCTTTAAGAACGTTGGACGCCTTGGGTCCGGCATAGATGCGGGTCTGGGTATGGCCGCTGACGTCGCCAAAGGCTGTGCCGAGGATCGGCATGACCATCGCGCCTTTAGCGGGTACTCCCTGGCCGAGACCGTTATTGCGCTTCGCCTTGGCGACGTCAATATCATTGTGAAGATTGACGAGGGTCGCGGTGTCGGGCTGGTCGGGAAGGAAGATCGCTGCGAAGTAGAGATCGCTGACACCGGCCCAATCGAACGGACCATTATGGGTGGCTCCTCCGGAGACACCCTTGACGGCATGATGTTCTACCTTGCCGTTGGTGCTGAGATCGACCTGAGCGCTCTGGTAGGAGCGGGCGTCTTCTTCGTCGCCGAAGCCGCCGGGCCAGCTAATGAGGGCGCGGATGGGAGCGCCATTGCGGGTGACCTGTACGTCCGCGTGGACCAGATAGGTCTCATCGAAGGAGAAGGTCTTCGTGACCTCGAGGCCGTTCGCGGCGTACTTGAAGGTCAGTGAGCCAGGAACCTGTAGATTGCCGGTGGCCGAGGGGACGTACAGAGCCTGTGTGAGTGCAGTGGTCGTCGCCGGATCGTAGGTGTAGAGCGAGAGCGGGTAGCCGAACTTCTGGGCTGCCTGGTCGTGGACGAGGTCCAGCGGCTTGCCGTAATTATCCTTGTATTTTTTGAGCTGCCAGGATTGGACCTGTGCTCCGCGATTGGTGAAGCGGATGCTGTAGAGCTCGTTTTCGATGGTGGTGGTAGCCTCAGCGGTGGCGACTACCGCCGCAGACGTGGAGACAGCGCCGGATGAGACGGCCTGGCTCATCGCAGGGGTAGAGGACTCGGTCTGACCGACGCTCGAGGGGGCGGCCTGGCTGGACAAGACGGACTGATTTGGCGAAGCGGTTTGGGGGTTGTGCTTCGACCGGTAGAACTGAAGGCCGAAGAAGACCGCGACCATGACGAGCGCCATTACGAGGAGCGACTTATTGTCTTGCCCGCCGGATTGCGTGGGATTTTTGAACTCTGCCAAGAGACTTCCTATTCTTTGTGGAGCTTGAGACTGCAGCCGCGCGGACGCAGGCGCATCTCCTATGATAAATGGTCTGTGGAAATTCAGGGGTAGGGTACGGGGTCCAAACCACCTTTCGCAAACGGGTGGCAGCGGCCAATCCGACGAATCGCCAGCCAACTGCCCTTCAGCGGCCCAAATCGGGCCAAGGCAACGTAGGCGTATTCCGAGCAGGTTGGGAGGTACTTGCACTGCGCTGGTCCGAAGGCATGCAGTATCGGCGAAAGAACGGACTTGTAGAAGCCGAACATAAGGCGAGCGGTGCGGGTCGGTTCTGGCGGTGATTCCATGATGGACTGGCCTGTATTGATTCTGTCATGACCCCACAATGTACAGTGTGCTCAAAATGAAGCTACAAGTACCATGCCAGCCACTTAGGAGGCTGCATCTAAATAACTAATTACCCCGGGGAAATCGATGGACCTGATCGGCATAATCACCCAGCATGGATATGCCGTCACGGCTACCGTTCTGTTTCTCGCGGCAGTCGGTGTTCCGGTGCCCATGTCGATTACGCTGCTGGCGGCGGGCGCAGCGGCCCACGGGAATCTTCACCTCGGTATTGTGCTGCTGGTTGCTACGCTGGCTGCCCTCCTGGGAGATACGTTTCTTTACTTTGGCGGCCGATATACGGGTTGGTGGCTGCTGGCGTGGATGTGCCGAGTCTCAGTCAATCCCGAAGGCTGCATCTTCACTTCGGCTGGGTACTTCTACCGGCGTGGACCGAAGACGCTTCTCTTTGCGAAGTTCGTACCCGGACTTGGAGCCATGGCTGCTCCACTGGCTGGTAGCTTGAACATGCGGTTCATGCGATTTTTTCGGCTGGACGCTTCGGGGACTGTCCTTTACTGTTCGGCGTGGCTTGCAATAGGGTATGTCTTCAGCCACTTCATTCGCGAGATTGCGGCCTGGACTGCTAGGGCTGGCCATATGCTGCTCGCTGCTGTGCTGGTTCTAGTGCTTGGCTATGCCGGGGCGCTGATCGTCTTCACCATGCGCGCACGACGTTATAAAACGATCGAGAAGATCACGGCTGAAGGATTGTATGAGCGGCTACAGGCGCTGACGCCGGACCGGCTAGTCATCATCGCCGACGTGCGAAGTCATGGCTACTATGATCCGGGAATGCAGCGCATCAAGAACTCTATCCGGGTAGAGCCAAATCGTTTGAAGGAAGAGTTGATTGCGCTGCGAGAGTTCATGGCTCCGGAGTGCGAGGTCTATCTCTACTGCAGTTGTATACGGGACACTACCAGCGTTCGTGTCGCGCACATGCTGCAACAGGAGAACTGCCACGCCCAGGTGATCGATGGTGGGATCAAGGCGTGGATTAAAGCTGGCGGTGACCTGGAGCTCGTACCTGAGTCCGATATCCATCACTTACCGCGTTTCGAATAGGCAGTATGGGTGAGTGTAGTGTTCTTTCGATTGCTAAGTACCCGAAAGAGGTTACCTAAGATAGCTTGACCGTGACAGCTGCTTTCATTCTTATTGTGACGGAAGTAGCTCCAATACTTACTTATACTGAACCGCCGGTACTTGCTGCACGCCTGCCTGCCATCTAGGGCCTACTCATCATTTCGTATGTAGAGAACAGGAGCGGACTAGGTCGCTACCTCGGAAAGCTATCCAAGTTCTATTTCAAACATATTTTCTGGAGACCCCATGTTTCTGTTCAATCCAGTTTCGCGCATCCGCTACTCAGCGGCTATGCTACCCGCGTGCATCGCCATGCTCACGATCTTCACCGGCTCCGCACTTGCCGTGGTTAGTCCCACGGTAACAACACTGACGTTGCTTCCTGCAAATCCTGTTGTTGGGAATCCAGTACTGCTGACTGCTTCCGTCACAACAGCTGGAGCTAACATCACGAGCAACGGACTTGTATCGTTCTATGACAATCCAGCCAACACCTTGAATCCTTCGATCAATTCGCTGATTGGGACCGTAGAGGTTAACGGTGCCGCAAAGGCGAGACTTCGCTTCGTGCCTGGCGTGGGACCACACCAGCTTATCGCTGTATTTCAACCGACAACCACTCTTAGTGGATCGTCCTCGAACCTGGCCTCACCCGTCGCGTTTACGATCGCCGGGAAAAAAACCTACGTTACCGCCAGCAAGCTAACGGCTGCCAGCAGTGCCGGTTTTTACGGTCTACTCGACATTCTCACGTTTTACGGCAGCCCTGCCCCCAACGGGAAGCTCACTCTGACAGACACTACGAACGGCACAGTCTCGAAGGCTATTCCCGTGGTTGCGACGACTCAGGGATTTGCACCAACTGTCAGCAGCAGCTCCGGCTCAACTCACGCAGTGGGAGTACAGATTTCAGCAACGGGTGATTTCAACGAGGATGGAGTTCCTGACCTCGCTGTGAGCAACCTGTTCGACGGAAACGTCGGAATTCTAATTGGAAATGGCAACGGTACCTTCCAGCCTGCAGTGACCTACACTACGAGCGCTGGCCCTTACGGCATCGGCGTTGGTGACTTCAACGGAGACGGACACCAGGACCTCGCTGTCACCAACGTTGGAGCTGGAACGGTGAGTATCCTTACCGGTGATGGAACAGGTGTTTTCACTGCACAGACTCCAGTTGCAGTCGGATACCAGCCTTACGAGATCACGGTTGGAGACTTCAATAATGACGGTGCATTAGATTTGGCTGTCACTAACTTCGGCGCTAACAATACGACGCCCGGGCAGATTGTTGTCCTGCTGAACAATGGACGAGGCGGCTTCCCTGTGGCCAAGCAGGTGGTGACGCCAGTCGGTCTGGACCCGATCGCTTTGGTTACTGGCAACTTTGGTGTAGATGGAAATCTAGGGCTAGTTGTCGCCAACTCCTATGAGGGAAGCGTCGGTCTACTTCTCGGAAATGGCGATGGAAGCTTTCAGCCTCAAGTGGTTTATAGCACCAATACTGGCAGTCAGACGCAGGGCAACAATGGATCAATTCCCTACGCCGCTGCCGTGGGAGACTTCAACAACGATGGCTTTCCAGATGTGGTAGTGGCTACTCTCAACAGCAGCAGCGTCACCATCCTGCAGAATACTGGCGCTGGAACATTTACCGTGCAGCCTCCCATAGCAACGGATCTGAATCCTATCTCTGTTGCAGCCTTCAACGCGGATGGATCGGGAAATGCAAGCATCGCAGTTGCTACGTATGGGGCGAACACCATCGACATTCTTACGAATGATGGCTCAGGTACGTTCCCCGCTTCCTCACTGACGAGTATCCCCTCTACACCTGGAGCGGCAGGCGTTTACTACGGCCTGACGATTGCCGACCTCAACGGAGATGGTAAGCCCGACATCGCCACTACCAACTTCAATGGAACAGGCTTTGGTATCCAACTCGGTACCCAGACTGTTGCTGCATTTACGACGGTAAAGGGAACGTTCACCGGCACGCTTGAGGCTGACTACATTCCCGCAGCTGGGGACGCGTATCAGAAGACGGCGAGTTCGGTTACGCTACCAGCGGCCTCCGCGACAAAGAAGAAGTAAGTACTGGTCTCACAGTCTGAAGTATCGAAGTAAATGGGAGCCGCTCTTAGTGGCTCCCATTTACTTTGCGATAGTCATTCAGAGTAAAGAGGCTAAGACGGCTGACCGTTAAATGTGTCAGCCATCGGATTAGTGGATTGAGCGGAAAAGCGAGTCGTGGGAAATGCATTGGGGTATTGCCGCTGAACGAACGCTGTCATCTGCTCGCGAACCAGACAGCGAAGATCGAAGTTCATGCTGGAGTTATGGCTGCTCATGAGGCAGCGTAGTTCCATGGTCTTCTCTGAGAGATTCGTTACCTGCAGACCGCAGACCTTCTTATCCCAAAGTGGTGAGAGTTGGACGATGCGATCTAACTCGGCGCGTAACTCCTCGACAGGAATGGAGTAGTCGACGTAAAGGAAAGCCGTGCCCATGATGTCGGTGTCCTGGCGAGACCAGTTTTGAAATGAATTCTCGATGAAGTAACTCAGCGGGACGATGAGTCGGCGCAGATCCCAGATCTTGATGACGACGTAGGCGGAGTTGATCTCTTCGACGCGACCCCATTCTCCTTGGACGACGACTACATCATCGATGCGAATTGGTTCGGTGAGCGCAATCTGGAGGCCGGCTAGAAAATTGGCTGCAGTGGACTTGGCAGCGGTCGCAAGAATCAGGGAGGCTACGCCAGCGGAGGCGAGCAGGCCTGTTCCATAGTGCCAGATGCGCGGGTCATGGAAGCTCCAAAGTAAGGCACCGGCAGTGACCACGATGATGAAGCTGATCACCATCCGGCGAAAGAGCTGAAATTGGGTGTGGACGCGGCGAGCCCGGATGTTGTTCTCGGCTGCTAGATCGTAGCGGCGAAGAAAGGCGTTCTGCACGACGTAAACACAGCCGACGACGAACCAGCCGAGTGCGCCGATCAGGGCCATGACGAAGCCTTGGCGGAGGATGTCCTCGACGCGGTCCGGAAGACGCGGGACGGCCGGAAGGACCGCTAACAGGCAGGTGATAAAGAAGATGGCGCGGGCTGGAGCACCCAGATTGCGTTGCAGCCCCCAGCCGAGGGTGTGGCCTTCAATCTCCTTGCGGCGGAGTAGGCGGAAGAGAACGTAGTGAACCAGGTTCGCAAAGACCAGCGCGGCGCAGAAGAGGAAGATGGCAAAGAACCAGCGGTGCTCCTGTAAATGAAAGACCTCGTTCATCGACGCGCTGCTCCTTTGCTCATCTCTCCATTCTATGGAAGCTGTCG
Coding sequences:
- a CDS encoding molybdopterin-dependent oxidoreductase — protein: MSNPTEEQMELDQQVKRASGKRTRRSFLAAALAATGGYELYRWIDQSNGDQRIPKPLRKAINFDTDVAKAVFDDRGLSPTYPRSQAIPLRTNGDFGLKTLIEPENYRLQVAGVANPKKYAQYMNDVTAWDYKFAEPKPGGPGVGASNKEAPKAPMPKAFEDALAAMKKAQGGKRPRGQEESGESDTGLDPGTPGLLLTMDDVLKLPRHELITEFKCIEGWSQITQWAGLRLKDFIEAYPPERNEKGELPKYVYMETPDGDYYCGFDLRVCQHPQSLLATEMMGQPLSHYQGAPLRLHMPIKYGYKQIKRIGLIAYTDDKPDDYWTKLGYDWYAGL
- the yidC gene encoding membrane protein insertase YidC, with protein sequence MAEFKNPTQSGGQDNKSLLVMALVMVAVFFGLQFYRSKHNPQTASPNQSVLSSQAAPSSVGQTESSTPAMSQAVSSGAVSTSAAVVATAEATTTIENELYSIRFTNRGAQVQSWQLKKYKDNYGKPLDLVHDQAAQKFGYPLSLYTYDPATTTALTQALYVPSATGNLQVPGSLTFKYAANGLEVTKTFSFDETYLVHADVQVTRNGAPIRALISWPGGFGDEEDARSYQSAQVDLSTNGKVEHHAVKGVSGGATHNGPFDWAGVSDLYFAAIFLPDQPDTATLVNLHNDIDVAKAKRNNGLGQGVPAKGAMVMPILGTAFGDVSGHTQTRIYAGPKASNVLKAIHPTGSTATLEPLLDFGFFGAIGKILFVALQFIQSHVSSNWGWSIVILTVLINALLLPLRIKTMHSGLKMQRIQPQMDAIKARYKSLKVTDPKRNEMNAEIMQLQKDNGVNMFGGCIPTLIQMPLLFAFLYMLPKVVELRQAHWLWLPDLSSADPYHILPIVMVLSQFLVQFYTPSPGVDPQQQKMMAFMMPVFSGYITWNYASGLALYWAVGNLIGIATQAVMNRTSLGREMREIAAKRARRKSGNTGGGKVIQARR
- the yidD gene encoding membrane protein insertion efficiency factor YidD; its protein translation is MESPPEPTRTARLMFGFYKSVLSPILHAFGPAQCKYLPTCSEYAYVALARFGPLKGSWLAIRRIGRCHPFAKGGLDPVPYP
- a CDS encoding VTT domain-containing protein — encoded protein: MDLIGIITQHGYAVTATVLFLAAVGVPVPMSITLLAAGAAAHGNLHLGIVLLVATLAALLGDTFLYFGGRYTGWWLLAWMCRVSVNPEGCIFTSAGYFYRRGPKTLLFAKFVPGLGAMAAPLAGSLNMRFMRFFRLDASGTVLYCSAWLAIGYVFSHFIREIAAWTARAGHMLLAAVLVLVLGYAGALIVFTMRARRYKTIEKITAEGLYERLQALTPDRLVIIADVRSHGYYDPGMQRIKNSIRVEPNRLKEELIALREFMAPECEVYLYCSCIRDTTSVRVAHMLQQENCHAQVIDGGIKAWIKAGGDLELVPESDIHHLPRFE
- a CDS encoding FG-GAP repeat domain-containing protein; this encodes MFLFNPVSRIRYSAAMLPACIAMLTIFTGSALAVVSPTVTTLTLLPANPVVGNPVLLTASVTTAGANITSNGLVSFYDNPANTLNPSINSLIGTVEVNGAAKARLRFVPGVGPHQLIAVFQPTTTLSGSSSNLASPVAFTIAGKKTYVTASKLTAASSAGFYGLLDILTFYGSPAPNGKLTLTDTTNGTVSKAIPVVATTQGFAPTVSSSSGSTHAVGVQISATGDFNEDGVPDLAVSNLFDGNVGILIGNGNGTFQPAVTYTTSAGPYGIGVGDFNGDGHQDLAVTNVGAGTVSILTGDGTGVFTAQTPVAVGYQPYEITVGDFNNDGALDLAVTNFGANNTTPGQIVVLLNNGRGGFPVAKQVVTPVGLDPIALVTGNFGVDGNLGLVVANSYEGSVGLLLGNGDGSFQPQVVYSTNTGSQTQGNNGSIPYAAAVGDFNNDGFPDVVVATLNSSSVTILQNTGAGTFTVQPPIATDLNPISVAAFNADGSGNASIAVATYGANTIDILTNDGSGTFPASSLTSIPSTPGAAGVYYGLTIADLNGDGKPDIATTNFNGTGFGIQLGTQTVAAFTTVKGTFTGTLEADYIPAAGDAYQKTASSVTLPAASATKKK
- a CDS encoding mechanosensitive ion channel family protein, translating into MNEVFHLQEHRWFFAIFLFCAALVFANLVHYVLFRLLRRKEIEGHTLGWGLQRNLGAPARAIFFITCLLAVLPAVPRLPDRVEDILRQGFVMALIGALGWFVVGCVYVVQNAFLRRYDLAAENNIRARRVHTQFQLFRRMVISFIIVVTAGALLWSFHDPRIWHYGTGLLASAGVASLILATAAKSTAANFLAGLQIALTEPIRIDDVVVVQGEWGRVEEINSAYVVIKIWDLRRLIVPLSYFIENSFQNWSRQDTDIMGTAFLYVDYSIPVEELRAELDRIVQLSPLWDKKVCGLQVTNLSEKTMELRCLMSSHNSSMNFDLRCLVREQMTAFVQRQYPNAFPTTRFSAQSTNPMADTFNGQPS